The window ACACCGTATGGTACTAATGAAGGGCAGTTCCGTACGGCGTATGGAAAGGCACTCTTCGAGGACGCCGGGCGCATCACATCGCCTGCGCAAGCAACTGATGGTGCAGATTGCACCAATCCGGAAGGAATGACCATGAAGCTCAAGAAGCGCCTCTCTCTCACTGCTACCTCCGTAGTGGTGGCAGGTGTTGCCGTTCTCGGTGCCGGGGGCACCGCTTCGGCCGCGACTCCTGACTTCGCACACGTTCAGCGTCCGGCCGTCAGCGTCAAGGCCACCGACTACCGCTGGGACCACGGTGTCAGCTACCTGATCGAGCAGGGCTACTGCTGGGACGGAGTCCGCGGCCGGCATCACGACGACCGCGTCAACGACTCGACCCGATACAGCCGCGATGGTCACTGCTACCGCTGGGATGACACTGAATGCGGCTGGAAGTTCGACAGGTCGTACCGGCACCACTGGAACCGCTATGAACACGACGCCCGCGACTGGAACCACCACAACCGCAACCACAACGACCACTGAGACACACACCACCTTGCGCCCACAGGCCCAAACCGTTCGCATCGCCGTGATGCCTGCCGGAGGCAGGGGCGTGATCGCTGGTCCGGAGGGCCAGCGGTTTTGACCGTCGCCCAGGCGCCTGGCTGTGTGAGGGCCTGCCTCTCACACAGCCGGCGGACACCAACCCTGCGTAGCGGGCTCGCTCGCCCAGCGACGCCGACGTCACGAATCTTGGGGTCCGCCGACACCGTCCGGCACCCGGGCCCGCCGCCCGACGGCGGGGCGCAGCCAAGGCAGAGGCGCCGTGGAGTGGAAGCCGATGAAATCTTTGAGGACCGTGGTGCAGGAGGTGGCCGCGCAGCTTGTCGTCACGCGCGACTACTCGCTACCGCTGTGCATGCGCTTGCGGTACGAGCCCAGTGATCCCTATGTCGTCCGTGCCACCTTTTTTACCCACAGTGACGATCCGGGTGAATGGGTCCTGGGGCGTGATCTTCTGGCTGATGGCCTGAGCGGTTCCGCAGGCGATGGGGACATCCGGATCTGGTCGGCCACTGGCCATGGTGGCCAAGGGATGTACATCACCCTCGGGTCTTCCGCGGGCACCGCCTTGCTCGAAGTTCCCGTGCAGGACGTCAAAACCTTCCTGGAGAACACCGAGGCTTTGGTGCCACGGGGCGCCGAGTCCGGACACATCGACTGGGACATCGAACTGGCGAACCTGCGTGCAGAAAGCTGAGAGAAGCCTCCCAACTAGCCTGCCGAATCGATCCGTTGCGCGCCCCTTCGTCCGCTGTCGCCGGACGGAGGATCCGGACACAGCCTCCACTGCGTCACGCCCCCACCACTGACAACCATGCTCAATAGAAAAGGAACGAGTGTTCATGTCCCAGTACCAGCTTCGTGTCTACACACTGTGCAGCCCTGAGGCGCTCGTCGCCTACGAGGCCATCTGGTCCAAGCACATTCCCGGTATGGCCAAGCACCGGATCACCACACACGGCATCTGGACGGTGCCCACGGCTCTCGAGAGTGAGGCGCCCCAGCTGTACGCCCTCGTTTCCTACAGGGACGCCGACGACGTGCAGGAGCGACTGGGGGCGTACCTGTCCAGCCCAGAATTCCGCGCGGACATGGAGGGCTTCGACATCAGCCAGATCGTTGGGGTCGCCGAATCCGTACTGACGCCCACCGCTGCCTCACCCTTGCGGTGACAGGTACCGAGCCGCTCGAAGTGACCCACACGGTCGAAGATCGACCTTCGTGCCCCGGTCAGTGATCAAGTGGCCCGTTGTTGCATCACCTGACGCACACGTTCCCCCGGCTTGGACGGCGATGCCCTGAACGAGTCGGTCGCCGCCGACGGTCGGGCCTGGCATCTGGCGGCAGGATGACGATTCCGGCGACCTTTGAGTCCGTGTCAGAACGCGGCTCAAGCCATCATGTCGCCGGCCTTGTAGTGCAGTGGAATGTCGACGGATGTGTGGTCGCCGATGGGCCGGTGGAATGGCTCGGACTCGCCGAAGCCCCGAATGCGGCTGGAGGCCGGTCACCGGCCAGACCGTTGCCGCGCCGGCGCGTTCTGCGGCGCGGCCGTTCCGACGGACTTCTGGACGGTGATTCGGCGGGCGGATGCGACATAGCCCACGTACGAGACGATTTCGTTTCGATAGTGCTGCTGTACAAGACGGTTTCGTTCGGAACGGAGTGGGTGAGCATGGCTGATGCCGCAACGGTGCGCTGCAGCCGGATCACGCCCGCGCGCGAGGCCGAGCTCTACGCGGCCGTGCTCGATCTGCTCCGGGAGGTCGGCTACGACGCCCTGACCATGGACGCCGTGGCCGTCCGCGCCAGGGCCAGCAAGGCCACCCTCTACCGCCAGTGGGGAAGCAAGCCGGAGTTGGTCGTTAAGGCGCTCAGGCACCAGAAGCCGGTGAGCATAGGCGAGATCGACACCGGGAGCCTGCGGGGCGACTTCCACGAAATGGTCATGCATGCGGACGACTGCCGGATGGAGCAGGACACCTCGCTGATGCGGGGCCTGGCCATGGCGGTGCGCGAGAACGCCGACCTTCTGCGCGCCCTGCGTGAGCTGTTGTTCGAGCCGGAGACGACCGGCCTCGACCGGATGCTGCGGCGGGCCGTGGAGCGGGGCGAGATCCGCGCGGACAACCCCACGCTGGAGTACGTACCGCAAATGCTGGTCGGCGCCCTTGTCGTCCGGGGGCTGATCGACAACCAGCCGCCCACGCAGGCATTCCTCACCTCGTACATCGACGCTGTGGTCCTCCCCGCCCTCGGCGCCTGACATCCCGGGGGCCCCGCACCCCTCTCGCGGTATCCGACTCGGCCGCTCACGTCGTCGGCTGATGACACCCGTCGTGCTGGTGATCACCCTCGGTTTGCGGATAGCGGCGGGACTGTTGCTCACCGCACTGATCGGCGTCGGCGTCGGCATCTCCACGATCACCGCGCTGGCGAACACGCTCGCGCTGGGCTTCATCCTCGCCCTGATCTCGCCGTCGGCATCGACTACCCGTCTCCCGCTACCGCGCCGAGGGCCGTGAGCGCGAGGCGGCGGCGGGCTGGGCCGCCGGCGCAGTCGTCATTGCGGTCCTCATCGCGCTCACCCTCATCCCGGCGCTCCTCGGATACGCGGGCAGGAAGGTGCTGCCCGCGGCGTGAGGAGCAAGCCGCTCGGCGGCGGCCGCAAGAAGGCCAAGGGCGACCGGGCAAGCGGCGATCTGCCCTCCGGCCGCGGCGCGGTCGCGCATGGGGGCAGGTGACTGACCAGGGATGGTGCGTCAGCGGAGCCCACGGCAGCCGCTTGCTCCGTCACGGCTCCCTGCGGGCGAGATGGCTTTCCAAGCCAGCGATGGTGGCGTCCAGCGCATAGCTGAACGTCGCGTCGACCACGTCCGTCGCGGGTGCGGGCGCGTCTTCCCCGTCGGTGCTGGCTGGTGCCGGCGGCAGGGTGGCCCAGCGCTGGAGTGCTCCGGTCAGTTCGCTGAGCAGCAGCCCCGTGAAGACCGCGCACAGGGAGGCAGCGACGCGCGGGATTGCCGAGGCCGGCAGTCCCGCGGCGGCCAGTGTCTCGGTGAGTCCCCGCCAAAAGGGGTCTTCCGGCTGGACGTAGTCGGCGCGTGCGAAGGAGTACTCCATCAACCTGGGGTGGCGGTGTGCCAAGGCACGGAAGTCCAGGGCCAGTTGGCGCATGCGGTCCTGCCAGGGAATGTCCTCCCGCTGCCCCTCGCGGAACTGTGATCCGACGCGCGCGGCCACGCCGTGCAGCAGCGCTTCCTTATTCGGCACGTGGTGGTACAGCGACATAGGGTTCGCATCCAGCGCGGTCGCGAGTTTACGCATGGTGAGCGCGTCGACCCCATCCGCGTCGATGAGTTGCAGCGCCATGGCGTAGATGCCGTCCTTGGTAAGCGGGACGTCCCTCTTCCTGGTCCCCCGGGGGGCCTTCCTCACCTTTTCCATACGTCGTATGGTACCACTGAAACGGTTACGTACGACATGTGGAAACTCGGAACGAGAACCGCCGCATTCCCCTGGTGCCGTAGTGAGCTGCTCGATGACCGCCCCTGCCAGCAGGCTGTGAGCTGGGAGGACGAGGAGAACCTGGCCAACGTACACGGGCGCAAAGCCGTCAGGACGTGTCGTACGTGCAGTGCGACACGTCTGTCCTCGCCGAGCTCATGAGCATGTTCCGCCTACAGATCGGTACCGGCGTTGCCGTCGTCGCTCGAGGAGTCTCGCTGCTTGGCCTCACCCTGGCCGGAAGCGTCCTTCTCCTGCTTGTCCAAGAGCTCCAGGAGCGCGACGTCTGCCTTTTGCTGATCCTCCTTCGTCAGTTCAAGAGGTGCGTTGTTGTAGACGGCGTACCGGACGGGATCAATGATGTTGGTGGTCCTCAAGGTGAACGTCACAAGCGGGCGCCACCCCTTTCTGTGGCCAACCCTCACTTGAACTTGGACCTTGTAGTCACGGGCCTCCGGAACGAGCCCAGGAAACGGTGCCTCAAACTCAATGAAGAGTTGTTGAGCTGCTCTGCCGGCCACAACGAATCCGGCTGGCAACTTCGCTTCCTCGTCCGGCCCGGGTTGAAGCCGAGACGGTGAAGACATCCACAGGAGTGGTAGATGAGAGGCGGGCTCATCAGGGAAGGTGAGCCTGAGATCCTGTACAACTATCGGCTTGGCACCGGTGTTGTGAAGGACGAGCGGTAGCCGCAGGCGAACCAGAGAGGAGGTGAAAGTCGCCGCAAAAGAATGAGGCTCCCACGACTTCAAGCGCCCTTGCCTGGAATTGAGCCACCAGAATGAGGCGACGGTGAAGACCAGTGCGCAGACCGACACGACGGCGGCGCCAGAAATCGATGAGAACGCATGCTGATCAGCAGCGGTCATCAGCGGGGACACACATTCAGTGTGCCAGCCTCAGGAGGGGCACGCTAACCGTTGCCCATGGGCCTGCAGTCAGTCAGGGCGGTCTCGGCCTGCAGCGGCACATTTGCTGCAATCGCGGCTAAATCCCGGCGCCCGAGCAGGGAAACCTCAGCCCTTGGCGAGGAGGTGCCTCAGCAGCGCGTCCGAGTCGATGTGCTCGGACTCGGACCCTGTAGGCACGTGCGCCTCCGTTTCCTGCAGGAACTTCTTGAGGTCCTGCTCCGGAGCTTCGAGCAGCGCCACACCATCTGGTGGCTTGAGGACGATGTACACGGACCCGCGGTCGCGCTCGCCGGCTGGCCAGAGCCGAACATCACCCTCGCCGACGGGGCCCTTCAGACCCTCGATCAGTAGATCGCGTCCGATGATCCATTCCACCGCTTCATCGCTATCGTCCAGGGTGAACGCGGCACGAACGGCATAAGGATCACTAGGCTCGTACCGCAGCCTCATGTACATGGACAGGGAAATTTCGTGCGAGACGACAAGCTGTACGGGTAGACCGGGTATCACGGTTCTCATTGACTTCATGGGTTCGCTCCTGGTGCCTCGAGCCATAGGGGGATGGCTGCAGCGGGACCGGCGACGGAAGGCACGACAGCGCTCGCAGTAGCTACATCTTGTGCCGTCGCCAGGGTGTCGGGCCGGTCGGCAGGAGCAGAGGCAGAGGAAGCCACTGCTGACGGCTGGGGCATTAGAGAGATGCAGGCAACCTCGGTTGCCGGGCAAGAGTCTGTTCGTGCAAGGGGTCACTGCCCTGCCGGTCGCTGTAGCGGCTTCGGAGTGTTGAGTTCCATCGCGCTAGGGATGTGTACCGGGGTCCCAGGTACGAGACGGCCTCGCCGCGCGAGGGCCCACAGCCTGGCGGTATCTCTGCAGCAGTCGAGGCGCGCGTGTCGTCTTTGGGGCCCGCTCGTGGAGGCCGCGATGAGTACCTGTCCCCGAACCGGATCGGTAAGCCAGGCTGGTGAGGTCGGGTAGCCGGGTCCCGGCTACCCGACCTCAACTGGATCGCCGTCGCCGTGCCGCTGGCCTCTGAAAGGCCTCACTCAACCGAGAGCGAGCACGAGGATGCAGACAAGGGCGATGACCGAGCCGGCGATTACCCAAACGAGCCCGAGGAACCGGGTGAGCTGCGCTTCGCGACGGTGTGTCCATGTCGACCAACCAGGGGCCGGCGCGAGTCGGCGCGCACGCTGCTTCTCGGCCTGGCTGCGGGCCCAGGCTGAGCCCCACGGGGAGAGATGGAAGGCGCCGAGGAAGAGGAACACCAGACTGACGACCAGCATGAATCCGAATATGAAGGGCGGCGGACCAGCCAGTGCGATCATGGACTGATGGTGGAGTGCGGCATCCCCACGGTCAAGCGTTCCGCCACGGCGAAAGGCGCGGGTTGGCGGTCGCGGTGGTGACCGCGGTCATCAGTCTCGTGTGTGCTCACGGGAGGCCGGCTGGCTTGCGCGGCGGGACTGTCGGCGGGTGATGCGCCCGGTGATCAGGGTGATCGCGGCCCAGTCAGTCGCCGCATGGCACGCGGCACCCTTTAATGACCCTGGCTGTAGCCACTCGTTGAGGGCCGCTATGAGGGCGGTCGCTTCCAGGAAGTCCATCAGAGCTACTTCGGGCAGGGGAGAAAAGTGGGCGCCGGCACTCAGGAGAGCACCGGCGCCCACGGCATGGCACGTCTTACCGCCGACCACTCTCGGGCTGCTCGGCCTTCCGTTCCGGCGCGCCCAGGCGGCGGCAGGGGCCGTCAGACCCAGGCGACGGCGTCCTCGACGGGCACGCGGGGCAGCCGCGGGAACCACGGGTCTGCACCGGGGTGACCGATGTTGACCACCAGATGCGAACGCCAGCTGGTACCGGTGAAGAACTCCCCATCCACGCCGGCCCTGTCGAAGCCCGCCATGGGACCCGCCGCGAGCCCCGCCGCGCGCACCGCGAGCAGGAAGACCCCGGTCTGCAGTGCCGAGTTGTAGGCCGCGATGCTCTCGCGCTTCTCGACCTGGTCGGCGAAGGCCGCTCGCAGCATGTCGCCCCGAGCCGGGAAGACCGTCGGCATCTGCTCGTGGAAGTCGACGTCGTACGCCAGGATCGCCACGGCCGGCGCACTGAGCGTCTTGGCCCTGTTGCCCTCGTCGAGATGCCGGCCCAGGCGCTCCTTGCCCTCGCGCGTGCGCACGAAGAGCACGCGCAGAGGCTGACCGTTGGCGGCGCTCGGCGACCAGCGGGCGAGTTCCCAGATCTTGGCGAGTTCGTCGTCGGCAACATCCGTTGCGGCAAAGGTATTCGCGGTGCGGGCCTCGGTGAACAGCACCTTTCGCCCGGCATCGTCAAGGACGTCGAGGGCCTGCGGTTCGTAGTCGGTCATGTTCATGGTTTCTCTCTTACTTGGTTATGCGAATGGTGTGGTGCCGGGGCGGGTTGACCGCCCCGGCACCACGCGGTGGGGACGGGGTTTGCGGAGCCGGGCGGGGCACAAGGACTCCGTGCTGTCACGTGGGCCCGTGGCCCCCTGGCCGATGTCATGTGAGGCGTGTTGACCGCTTGTTCCGCTCCGCGCCCAGGCGGGCGAAGTAGGCGATCAGGTCGGGGTCGTCGACCGCCGCGGGGTTCAGGACCTGCTCGGCGGGGACGCCCTGGAGCAGGCGCTTGACGGGAACCTCGAGCTTCTTGCCGGTCTTCGTGTGCGGGAGGGCCGGTACGGCGATGATCTCGTCGGGGACATGGCGGGGTGTGGCGCCGGCGCGGATCGCGTCGCTGATCCGGTCGCGCAGGGAGTCGTCCAGGCCGACCCCGTCGGCGAGGACCACGAAGAGCGGCATCCAGTAGCCGCCGTCGGGTTCCTCCGCGCCGATGACGAGGGCCTCGGTGATCTCCGGGAGGCGTTCGACGGCGTCGTGGATGTCGGCGCTGCCCATGCGCACGCCGTTACGGTTGAGGGTGGCGTCGGAGCGGCCGTGGACGATCACCGAGCCGTGTGAGGTGAGGGTGATCCAGTCGCCGTGGCTCCACACACCGGGGTAGGCGCCGAAGTAGGCGTTGCGGTACCGGCTGCCGTCGGGGTCGTTCCAGAAGTACAGCGGCATGGACGGCATGGGCCGGGTGACGACCAGTTCGCCGACCTGGTCGAGGACAGAGGTGCCCGCGGCATCGTAGGCGGCCAGCGCCACGCCCAGATTGGGGGCAGACAGCTCCCCTACCCAGACGGGGGTCGTGGGGGCGCTGCCGGCGAAGGCGGAGACGACGTCCGTACCGCCGCTGGTGGACGCCAGCTGGATGCCTGCGCCCACGTGGTCGCGGACCCAGGGGTAGGCGGATGCGGGCAGGGCGGAGCCGGTGGAGCCGATGACGCGGATGGCCGACACGTCGTGCACGGAGGGTTCGATGCCCAGCTTGGCCATGGCCAACAGGTACTGGGGACTGGTGCCGAAGACGGTGACCTTGTGGCGGTCCGCCAGCTCCCACAGGATGTCCGGTCGCGCCTGCGGTGCCGGGCTGCCGTCGTAGGTGCAGGTGGTGGCACCGGTCAGCAGGGCGGAAACGACCAGGTTCCACATCATCCAGTGGGTCGTGGTGTACCACAGCAGGCGGTCCCCGACGCCCAGATCGGTGTGCAGGCCGAGGATCTTGAAGTGCTCGAGCAGGACCCCGCCGTGGCCATGGACGATGCCCTTGGGCAGTCCGGTGGTGCCGGAGGAGAACACCACCCAAAGAGGGTGATCGAACGGCACCTGGGCAAAAGAGAGGTCCTCGGTGCGGGTGGCCGCGTCCTCCCAGGGCACCGTCAGCCCCGGGTGCCCGGCCTTGGGCCAGGCAAGGCCCACGTGCTCCACGCGCACCGTGGCCTTCAGCGTGGGCAAGGCGCGGGCCAGTTCGAGCGAGGCGGTCCGGCGGTCGTGTGCGGTGCCGTTGAAGCGGTAGCC is drawn from Streptomyces sp. NBC_01717 and contains these coding sequences:
- a CDS encoding acetoacetate--CoA ligase, whose translation is MTTPHPTPHPEPFFTPAPKTAARSRIADFARWAARHQGTEGIQDPTDYQALYDWSVTDLEGFWETVWEYFDIDAATGYERVLDEETMPGARWFPGATLNYAHHALRNLQPDAPAITALDETGAGYEITGRELRARVASVAATLRDLGVGQGDRVVGYLPNTPHAVIAFLATASLGAVWSVCGQDYAPKAAADRFAQLEPTVLITADGYRFNGTAHDRRTASLELARALPTLKATVRVEHVGLAWPKAGHPGLTVPWEDAATRTEDLSFAQVPFDHPLWVVFSSGTTGLPKGIVHGHGGVLLEHFKILGLHTDLGVGDRLLWYTTTHWMMWNLVVSALLTGATTCTYDGSPAPQARPDILWELADRHKVTVFGTSPQYLLAMAKLGIEPSVHDVSAIRVIGSTGSALPASAYPWVRDHVGAGIQLASTSGGTDVVSAFAGSAPTTPVWVGELSAPNLGVALAAYDAAGTSVLDQVGELVVTRPMPSMPLYFWNDPDGSRYRNAYFGAYPGVWSHGDWITLTSHGSVIVHGRSDATLNRNGVRMGSADIHDAVERLPEITEALVIGAEEPDGGYWMPLFVVLADGVGLDDSLRDRISDAIRAGATPRHVPDEIIAVPALPHTKTGKKLEVPVKRLLQGVPAEQVLNPAAVDDPDLIAYFARLGAERNKRSTRLT
- a CDS encoding TetR/AcrR family transcriptional regulator; this translates as MADAATVRCSRITPAREAELYAAVLDLLREVGYDALTMDAVAVRARASKATLYRQWGSKPELVVKALRHQKPVSIGEIDTGSLRGDFHEMVMHADDCRMEQDTSLMRGLAMAVRENADLLRALRELLFEPETTGLDRMLRRAVERGEIRADNPTLEYVPQMLVGALVVRGLIDNQPPTQAFLTSYIDAVVLPALGA
- a CDS encoding NIPSNAP family protein, which produces MSQYQLRVYTLCSPEALVAYEAIWSKHIPGMAKHRITTHGIWTVPTALESEAPQLYALVSYRDADDVQERLGAYLSSPEFRADMEGFDISQIVGVAESVLTPTAASPLR
- a CDS encoding TetR/AcrR family transcriptional regulator, whose translation is MALQLIDADGVDALTMRKLATALDANPMSLYHHVPNKEALLHGVAARVGSQFREGQREDIPWQDRMRQLALDFRALAHRHPRLMEYSFARADYVQPEDPFWRGLTETLAAAGLPASAIPRVAASLCAVFTGLLLSELTGALQRWATLPPAPASTDGEDAPAPATDVVDATFSYALDATIAGLESHLARREP
- a CDS encoding SsgA family sporulation/cell division regulator, which produces MEWKPMKSLRTVVQEVAAQLVVTRDYSLPLCMRLRYEPSDPYVVRATFFTHSDDPGEWVLGRDLLADGLSGSAGDGDIRIWSATGHGGQGMYITLGSSAGTALLEVPVQDVKTFLENTEALVPRGAESGHIDWDIELANLRAES
- a CDS encoding SsgA family sporulation/cell division regulator, with amino-acid sequence MKSMRTVIPGLPVQLVVSHEISLSMYMRLRYEPSDPYAVRAAFTLDDSDEAVEWIIGRDLLIEGLKGPVGEGDVRLWPAGERDRGSVYIVLKPPDGVALLEAPEQDLKKFLQETEAHVPTGSESEHIDSDALLRHLLAKG
- a CDS encoding malonic semialdehyde reductase, with protein sequence MNMTDYEPQALDVLDDAGRKVLFTEARTANTFAATDVADDELAKIWELARWSPSAANGQPLRVLFVRTREGKERLGRHLDEGNRAKTLSAPAVAILAYDVDFHEQMPTVFPARGDMLRAAFADQVEKRESIAAYNSALQTGVFLLAVRAAGLAAGPMAGFDRAGVDGEFFTGTSWRSHLVVNIGHPGADPWFPRLPRVPVEDAVAWV